The genomic interval AAATTTCTGGGCCAGCTCCGCGCCGCTGATATGTTCGAAACCGGGGTAGTTTTCCACCTCGTCGGACATGACTACCTGGCCGCCGGGCGCGGCGCTTTCGATCAGGACGGTTCTCAGCGCCGCGCGCATGGCGTAAATGCCGGCGGAAAGGCCGCCGGGGCCGCCCCCGACAATAATCAGGTCATAGAGCTCATTTTCAGGCATCTCGGTTCTCCTTGCAGGGGTGTCGCGTGGGTGCTCGCGCCTGCGGCGGGCGCAAGCGCGGACTGCTTCTCCCATACCGCTTGTGGACAGCATTAATCAAGGCTTTATTGCCGATCTCGGGCAGCCGGTCGCGGCCGGCGGGCGGCTGCGGTCGGCGCCATCTTATCTTGCGGCATTATTTTTTTCCGGGGCCCTCAGCCTCCCGGCGGCGCAAGAGGGCCTCGTAGGCGGCGAGTTTTTCCAGGGCCTGGGCTTCGCTGGCAAGCTCTTTGATGGATTCTCGAAAGGCGCTGCTGTGGGGCAGCCCGCGGCTGAACCACCCCAGGCGGCTGCGCATCATGCGGCAGGCGTGCCGTTCGCCGAAAAAGCGGACCGATGCGCGCAGGTAGGCGCGCAGCGCGTCGAACCGCAGCGCGAGGTCGACCGGCGGCGGCGGCTGGCCCTCAAGCGCCGCCCGCACCTGGCCGAACAGCCAGGGGGCGCCGATGGCCGCGCGGCCGATCATGACTGCATCGCAGGCGGTTTTTTGGCGCATGGCGAGGGCATCCGCGGCGCAGGTGATGTCGCCGTTGCCGATCACCGGGATGGCCACCGCCGACTTGACGGCGGCGATCACGGGCCAGTCCGCGCAGCCGCGAAAGGCCTGGTCGGCGGTTCGGGGGTGAACGGCGATGGCATCCACACCGCAATCCTCCGCGATCCTGGCGATCCGCAGGGCCTGGGCGCCGGAGGCCTCCCAACCCGTGCGGATCTTGACCGTCAGCGGGATGCGGACCGCCTGGCGCACGGCCCCCAGCAGGGCCGTGGCCTTTTGCGGTTCACGCATCAGGGCGACCCCGGCGCCGCTTTTGACGATCTTTTTGACCGCGCAGCCGAAATTGATGTCCAGTACATCGGCGCCGGCGGCCTCAACCCGCGCCGCCGCTTCGGCCGTGATCCCCGGGTCCGAGCCGAAGAGCTGCATGGACACCGGCTTTTCGTCCGCGACACTGGCCAGCAGCCGGGCGGTTTTGGCCGACCCGTGGACCAGGCCGTTGGCGCTGACCATCTCGGAGCATACCAGGGCGCATCCGGCCGCGCGGGCCAGGAGCCGGAACGGCAGGTTGGTGATGCCCGCCAGCGGGGCGAGAACGGTCGGGTTTTCGAGGGTCAGGGATCCAATGCGCATGGCCGGGTGTCGTTTCTTCGCCGGTCGCTCTCCGGGGCGCCGGCGGGTTTGGCAGGGGGCTGCCGCTTTAACACGATTGGCGCTGGCGGGCAAGCACCTCTTCCACCGCCGCAGGCGCTGGGGCGGCGCTCGGCTGGGCGTAGCAGTAAAGGCAGTTGTGAAAGCAGGGCTGTCGGCGATAGTCGCCGACGTCCGCCGACAGGCTGCAGCCGCAGCCCTTTTTGACCCGCTGGCCGCCGTCGCGGCGCAGGGAAATCCGCCCGCCGTAAAGACCCATCAGCAGGGCGCCCGGGATGCAGCTGGCCGGGGCGAGCGGCGCGGCCGGCGGCAACGCGGCCAAGACCTGGACCTCGCAACAGGTTTCAAGCCGGATGCCGTACGGGGTCAGGGCGTTTGCCAGTTGTTTCAGCAGGGCGGCCTTGCGGGCGATGGGCGGGTCCCAAAAGGCCATCCCCGGCAGGCGCGCCGTGCGCCGCGCGATTTTGGCGTAGTCGTCACGAAAGCTGGTGATGCAGCGGGTGATCCCCAGGGCGCCGGCGTGCCGGGCGATGCGGTCGAAATCGGCCAGGTTGTCGTGGATCCCCCCGCCGTTTTGACGGTAAAAACAGATCGGGTCGAAGCGCCAGGCGACGGCTGTCGGCCCGAAGGCCCGCGCCAGGTCGTCCATCTGCGCCAAGCGCTCCGCAAGGGGCGGCACGCGCGGCTCCAGGAGGCGGTCGGTGGAGTTGAGGGTGAAATTGAAATATAGGTTGTAGCCCAGTTGCCGCAGTTTCTGGCCGTAGCGGCCGGCCAGAAAGGGGCCGAAGTTTTTGGACCAGAAAACGATCGTGTGAACCTCGCGCCGGCCGGCCGGAACCCGCCGCGGACGCCGGTTGAAGGGGTTTTCAACGCTGAAAAAGCCCCTGGCGATACCCGCCATGAACCACGGCATGTAAAAGGCGGGGATATCGGTCCGGCGCGAGGCGGAGATGACGGTGGGCGGGCCTTGGGCGGCGGGGTGCATCAGGGGTCGGTTTTCTTCTTTGGCGCCAGCCGGATGACCTTGGCGGCCCCCTGGGGCTGCGGGCCGTCGCCGGGGGCGGGCTTTTCCGCGGGCGGGCGCGCCGGCTGGGGCGCCTCGACCCGCTCCAGGCGCATGCGTTTGCCGTTCATGGTAAATTCCTGCCCGTTGATATAGGCGTCGCGCAGGATCCAGGTGACCACCTGCAGCGGGACCTGCAGCATCAGCAGGGTGACATGGTACCAACCGGGCTTGTGGTCGGCCGCGATCTCCTCGATGCGGGCAAAGCCCAGCGGCTTATCCTCGAAGTGGATCAAAACGATGTCGTTGATACCGGTCATGGCGGCAATCCTCGGGCGGTGGCCCCGGCGGTTGATCTTCTTTTCTTTATAAGTCCGAGCGGGGGTGGGATCAAGCAAAAACGGCCATCCGGTGTGACCCTCCAAAATGAATTTTGATTCATAAATCCGGCGTTCCCCTCCGCCCCTCCCGACGCCCCGCCGCCGCCGCGGGACATGGCCCAAAATCCTTATCATGAAAGAATTACAAAGCCTGAATAGCCGGCTCTGGGTTTTTAGCTTGACAGTCGCGGCCGGGTCTTGATAAATGAATGAGGATTCATTCAATTGCTGATTTGCTGGCGTCCACTTCTCAACTCAGGAGGGAATCATGATCAGGAAGATAAAGAAAGCCGCGGTTGTCGGGTCCGGCGTCATGGGCGGCGGGATCGCCGCTTTGCTGGCCAGCGCCGGCGTGAAAACCCTGCTGCTGGACATCGTGCCCTTTGACCTCAAGGATGACGAAAAAAACGACCCCGCGGCCCGCAACCGGATCGTCAAGGCCGGCCTGGACGGCATCCTGCGAGCCCGGCCGGCGCTGCTGATGCAGCCCCGGGATGCGGAGCTGATCACCATCGGCAACCTCGAGGACGACTTCGACCAATTGGCCGAGTGCGACTGGATCGTCGAGGTGGTGGTGGAGAACCTGAAGATCAAACAGGCCCTTCTGAAGCGCATCGACCCGGTTCGCAAACCCGGCGCGATCGTCTCCAGCAACACCTCCGGGATCCCCCTGAAGGCCATGTCGGCAGGGCTCTCCCAAGGTTTCCGGGAGCACTTCCTGGGGACCCATTTCTTCAACCCGGTGCGTTACATGAAGCTCTTGGAGCTCATCCCCGGAGAGGACACCCTGCCGGAGATTCTCGACTTCATCGCCGACTTCGGCGAACGCATCCTGGGCAAGGGGATCGTCTGGGCCAAGGACACCCCCAATTTCGTGGGCAACCGCATCGGGGTCCAGGGGATCGTCAAGGCCATGCAGCTGATGGTGGAAGACGGCCTGACGATCCCGGAAGTCGACGCCCTCTTCGGGCCCGCCATGGGGCGCCCCAAAACCGCGATGTTCAAAACCACCGATCTGGTGGGGCTGGACACCATGGCCCACGTGGCCAACAACACCTACGCGCTGGTGGTGGACGATGAGCAGCGGGAGAGCTTCAAAATCCCGGCCTTCATCGACGCCATGATCGAAAAGAAGCTCCTGGGCAAGAAAACCAAGGCCGGCTTCTACAAGACCGACCTGACGCCGGAGTGGAAGAGGCTGCGCACGGTGATCAACCCCGCCACCCTGGAATACGAGCCCTTCGAGGCGCCCGAGTTTCCCTGCCTGGCGGCGGCCAAGAAGGCCGGCAGCCTGCCCGAGAAGATCAGGGCCGTGGTTTACGGCGACGACCGCGGCGCCCGCTTCGCCTGGAAAGTCCTGGCCCACGGCCTGGTTTACGCCGCCAACCGGATCCCCGAAATTTCGGACACCATTGTTGAAATCGACAACGCCATGAAGTGGGGCTACAATTTCGAGCTGGGGCCCTTCGAGACCTGGGACGCCATCGGGGTGGCGGAGTCGGTGGGCAAAATGGAGCAGGAGGGCATCCCGGTGCCCGCCAACGTCCGCGCGATGCTGGCGGCGGGCCACACAACCTTCTACAAGTCCCAAAACGGGCGGACCTTCTTCTACGATTTCGCAAGCGGTGAATACCGGGAGCGTCAACTCAGCCCCAACATCCTGTCCCTCGCGGCCCTCAAGGGGGCCGGCAAGGTGGTCAAGGCCTGCAAGTCGGCCTCGCTGATCGATCTGGGCGACGGCGTTTTCTGCTGCGAGTACCACACCAAGATGAACGCCATCAACCGCGAGATCGTCGCCTTCATGGGGGAGGCCTTCGACTACGTCGACCAAAACGGGGTCGGCCTGGTGATCGGCAACCAGGCCGGTGGGATGCCCGGCGCCTTTTCCGCCGGCGGCGATCTCCTCTACATGGCCTCCCTGGCCCAGGAGGGCAAGTTCAGCCAGATCGACGAATTCCTGCAGATGGCCCAAAACGGCATCCAGCATGCCCGCTATGCGCATCTGCCGGTGGTCGCAGCACCCTACGGGCTGACCCTGGGCGGCGGCTGCGAGGTCTGCCTGGGGGCGGCCGACAAGATCGTCGCGCACGCCGAACTTTACATGGGGCTGGTGGAAATCGGGGTGGGGCTGCTGCCGGCCGGCGGCGGCTGTCTGAACCTGTGGAAGAAATTTTTGCAGGCCCTGCCCGAGGCCGTCTCCGATTTCGACCTGGGCAAGCTCTTCACGCCGGTGTTCATGTCCATCGCCATGGCCAAGGTCTCCACCTCGGCGGCCGAGGCCCGCGCCAACGGCTTTCTCGGCCCCCGCGACCGGATCGTGATGAACCGCGACTACCTGATCGGCGAGGCCAAGAAGGAGGTCCTCAAAATGGTCGCCGACGGCTATGCCCCGCCGCCCAAACGCAAAATCCGGGTGCTCGGCGAGGCCGCCCAGGGCATGATTCAGGCGGAGCTTTTCAACCTGTTGAGCGCCAAGTTCATCACCGAATACGACGCCTTCCTGGCCAAACGGATCGCCTTTGTCCTGAGCGGCGGCGAGGTGCGCGCCAACAGCGAGGTTGAGGAAGAGTTGATTCTCAAGCTGGAACGGGAGGCCTTTGTGGATTTCTGGCGCGAGGAGAAAACCCAGGCCCGCGTGGCCCACATGCTCAAGACCGGCAAACCCCTGAGAAATTGATCCGCAGACACCCTTTGGGAGTACAGGAGGAAATCATCATGCGCGATGCCTATATCGTTTCATCCGTCAGAACGCCCGGATGCAGGCGGGCCAAGGGGGCCTTCAAGGACACCCGGCCCGAAGACCTGCTGGCGTTCATTCTGCAAGCGGCTGTGGCCAAGGCCCCCGGGCTGGACCCCAAGGAGGTCGAAGATCTCATGATCGGCTGCTCATTCCCCGAAGCCGAGCAGGGGCTCAACATCGGCCGGCTCGCCGGTCAGATCGCCGGTTTTCCCGAGACGGTTTCCGGCGCCACCGTCAACCGCTTCTGCTCCTCGGGGCTGGAGGCCATCGCCCTGGCGTCGCTGCGGGTGATGGCGGGCTGGTCGGAGGTCACCGTCGGCGGCGGGGTGGAGTCCATGACCTACGTGCCCATGGGCGGCAACCTGCCGCGCCCCCACCCCGAACACACCCGCAAGCAGGCCGATCTCTACTGCTCCATGGGCATTACGGCTGAAAACGTGGCCAACCGCTACCAGATCAGCCGCCAGGACCAGGACGAATTCGCCTACCATTCCCACATGAAAGCCGCCAAGGCCAAGGCCGGCAAGCTTTTCAGCGAGATCGTGGCGACCCCCGCGGCGCGGTTCGTGCCCCAGGCCGACGGCACTTTCAGACGCGAAACCTTTCTCCAGGACTTTGACGATGGCATCCGGGAAACCACCACCGTCGAAGCCCTGGCCAAGCTCAACCCGGTCTTTGCCGCCGGCGGGTCGGTCACCGCCGGCAACTCCTCCCAGACCACCGACGGGGCCGCGGCGGCCGTCATCATGAGCCCCCAGAAGGCGGCGGCGCTGGGCCTCAAGCCCATCGCCAAGCTCAAGTACTACACCACCGTCGGCTGCCGGCCCGACGAAATGGGCGTCGGCCCGCGCTACGCGATTCCCAAGCTGCTTGATATGGCGGGCCTGAATATCGCCGATATCGGGCTCTACGAGATCAACGAGGCTTTCGCCTCCCAGGCGCTTTACTGCATCCGGGAACTGGGTCTGGACCGCTACATGGAGCGGGTCAACATCCACGGCGGCGCCATCGCCCTGGGGCACCCCCTGGGATGCACCGGCGCCAAGCTCTGTGCCACCCTGCTGGCCAACATGCAGCGCCTGGGGGTCCGCTACGGCGTCGAGTCAATGTGCATCGGCGGCGGAATGGGCGCCGCAGCGCTCTTCGAGCTCTGCGACTGATCGTGGCCGCCGGGCCCCGCCGGCGGGGCCCCTGGCCGGTGCAAACCGGGCCAGAGGGCCCTGTCGCCGGACTTTCGGCCGTATTGACATCCCTCCGCCTTTCCGCCATACTCCCCCCCGGATTTTCGCCGGAAATCGGCATCCTTCAAGCGGTGCGTATCTGCCGCTGAATGCAAGTGAGCAAGTGACCCGGAATCGGTTCGGGCGATCCGCCTCCGCACGGCGGACCGCCCCCCCGGGTGAGCGCGCCAAAGGCGCGTCGTCACGCCCGCCCTCTGCACGACCCCCGGGGGAGGGCATGGCCAGCGGTGCAATCCAGCGGTGCGGCAATTCCCCAGGAGGTGTGCCAGTGAAAAACGGAAAATGCCCCAAATGCGGTTCCAAGGAGGTATACTGCGGCGACGATGTGCACCCCAAAAGCGGGCCTTTCGGGAGCAATTCGATCCCCGTCAGCCTGACATCCATCGCGTCCCTGGACAATTATGTCTGCACCGAGTGCGGCTACCTGGAGAGCTACATCGCCGACCCCGCAAAGCTGAAGGAAATTTTCGTCAAATGGCGGCGGGTCTCGTGAGTGCAACCGCCGCGTGAGCGGTAAGCGCCGGGGCTCTGTGAGCGTTGCCGCGGGTGCTGCTCTTCAATCCGATCCAACCAGGACAGGAAGATGGGATTTGCAAGCGGGGTCAACCACATGAGAGGCTTCAGACGACTGGGCACCATTGCTCGTGTGCTGGTGAGGCACGGGTTCGGGGTTGTGGCCGACCGCTTGAGCGCCCGCCCCGTGAGCCGCCGGAAAACTGACGGGCCGACCGCCAGCGGTTCTCCCGCCCCGCGGCGCATCCGCCGGGTGCTGGAGGAGCTGGGGCCCAGCTTCATCAAGCTTGGGCAGCTGATGAGCACCCGGGCGGACGTTTTTCCCCCGGAGTACATCGACGAGTTCAAGAAACTGCAGGACCAGGTGCCGCCCCTGGCCTTTGCCGAGATCAAAGCGCTCATCGAAGCCGAACTGGGGCAGCCGCTGGCCGTGCTTTTCGCCGATTTCCCGGCCGAGTCGATTGCGGCCGCCTCGGTGGCCCAGGTGTATGCCGCCCGTCTTGCGGACGGCACCCCGGTGGCCGTCAAGGTCGTGCGGCCGGGGATCGCCAAGAAAATCCGTGAAGACATCCGGCTGATGTACACCCTGGCCGCCAGACTGGAAAAAAACTTCGCGCTGGGCCGCGTCCTGGGGGCCGTCAACATCGTGCAGGAGTTCGAACGCACGATTTTCAACGAGCTCGACATGCTCCGCGAGGCCGGCAATATCGAGAAGTTCGCCGCCAACTTCAAGAGCGTCGAGGATATCTGCGTCCCCGAGATCTACTGGGAGCTGACCACCCCGTCGGTTCTGGTGATGTCCTTCGTCGAGGGTGTCAAGGTCGACGAGGTGGCCGCCATCCGTGCGGCCGGCATCGACCCCCGGGAGATCGCCCTGATCGGGCTGCGGTCGCTTTCGCGCCAGTTGATGGAGTTCGGGTTCTTTCACGCCGACCCCCACCCCGGCAATACCATCGTCATGCCCGACGGGCGGGTGGGCCTGGTGGACTTCGGCATCATGGGCTACCTCGACGAGGAGACCATGCACCAGGTGGCCCACGTCTTTCTGGGCTATGCCGAGCGGGACTACGACCTGGTCATGGAGGCGCTGCTGGCTTCGGGGGTTCTGCCCTCCGAGGGGGTCGACCTGGCGCGTTTTCGGCGGGACCTCAAGGATATCAGCGAGCCCTTCTACGGGCGCTCGCTGCAGACCATTTCCGTTCGGGACGTCTACGACCAGGTGATGCAGCTGGTGTCCAAATACCAGATCCACCTGCCGCGCAACCTGCTGCTGCTCTTCAAGACCCTGATCCAGACCGAGGCCCTGGGAAAAACGCTGAACAGTGACGCCAGCATCCTGACCGTGATGAAGCCTTACGCGCGCCAACTCCTCCAGAAGGGCTACGAGTCCCGTAAAATTCTGCGCAACATGGGCCAGGAGCTGCGCAACAGCGGCAACTACCTCAAAACCGCACCCAAGCTGATCCACGACATCCTCAAGCAGACCGCTACGGGCAAGCAGGTGGTTGCGCTGCGGCACACCGGTTTCAACCAGTTGAATCAAAAATTCGAAAGGAGCGTCAACCGGCTGGTCATCGGCCTGATCGTCTCCGCTTCGACCATCGCCGCGGCCCTTATTCTCAATTCCGATCAGACGGTGATTCAGTTTCAGGTGCGCCTGCTGGGCTATCAGAGCCTCTCCCTGACCGCTGTTCTGGGGGTGGTGGGCTACTGCATCGCCACCGTTCTGGGGCTTTGGCTGATTATCTCGATTTTTCGCTCCGGCAAGCTGTGAGCCATCCGCGGCGGCCGAATTTAGACGGTTCCGCAAAAGTCCAATTTCTGCGTTGCGCTGCATCTCGAAGTCGCTGCGGCGTACAGAAGTACGCCTCACGCCGCTGAGATTTGCGCGCCGTAACTTGAACTTTTTACGAAACCCTCTGGTTTTTGAGTTTTTACCGGTTCGTCAATTTTATTACCCGCCCCGGCCCCGGTCCACGCCTGCGCCCCGGCGCCGCCGCCGGCCGGCCGTTTAAACCGCATCCCTTACCTCTCCGTCGGAGGGCCGGAATTTCAACCCGATGCTGCGACTGATCCGTGATTGGCTGAACCGCTATTTTTCAGACCCCCAGTCCCTCATCCTGGGGCTGCTGCTGCTGGCGGGGTTTCTGATCGTCATGTTTCTGGGGGAGATGCTGACCCCGGTTTTCGTGGGTCTGGTGATCGCCTACCTGCTGGACGGCATGGCCATCGCCCTGCAGCGCATCAAAGTGCCGCGGCTGGTGAGTGTGCTGCTGGTTTTTTTGCTTTTTCTGGCCATTTTGTTCATTCTGGTGGTGGGGCTGCTGCCGCTGCTCTCGCGCCAGATCGGGCAGCTGCTCCAGGAACTGCCCGCGATCGTCGCCAACGGCAGGGACCTGCTGATGCGCCTGCCCGAACGCTACCCCGAGTTCATCACCCAAACCCAGATCCGTCAGGTGCTGGACTTCATCGGCGGTGAGCTCTACGTCATGATCCAGCGCCTGCTGACCCTCTCGGTGGCCTCGGTCCGCGGCCTGATTTCGATCCTGATCTACACCATCATGGTGCCGGTGATGGTCTTTTTCTTTCTCATCGACAAGGCCAAGCTGCTCGACTGGGTCAGCCAGTTTCTGCCCGACCACCGGGGGCTGGCCGTGGAGGTCTGGGGGGTGGTGGACCAGCAGATCACCAACTACGTGCGCGGCAAGATCTGGGAAATCGTGATCGTCTGGGGGGTGACCTACGCGACGTTTTACTTCATGGGGCTGCGGTTTGCCATGCTGCTGTCGCTTTTTACCGGTCTCAGCGTTCTGATCCCCTATATCGGCGCCATCTTCATGACCCTGCCGGTGGCGGTGATCGCCTTTTACCAGTGGGGCTGGGGCGCCGATTTTGCCTACGCTCTGCTGGCCTACCTCATCATCCAGATCCTGGACGGCAACCTGCTGGTCCCGCTGCTGCTGGCCGGGGTGGTCAACCTGCACCCGGTCGCCGTCATCAGCGCGATCCTGGTTTTTGGCGGGTTCTGGGGATTTTGGGGACTTTTTTTCGCCATTCCGCTGGCCACTCTGGTGCATGCCGTGATCAAGGCCTGGTTTGCCCAGCACCGCAGGGTGCATGCGCAGTAGCCGGGTGAAGCGCTTTGGGCTTGCCCTGGCTGTCGTGGGCGCTGTGTTGCTGGCCCTGGCCCTGTGGCTGGGCCCGCGCTTGTGGGATCAGCAGTGGATGAAAAGCCGGGTGGCCGCCCAGCTCTCGGCGCGTGTCGGCGGTGAAGTCGCCTTCGACCGGCTGGCGGTGACCTTTTTGCCGCGCTTGCGCGTCCAGTTTAGCGGCTGCCGGATCTCCGTCCCGGGGGTCGGACGCGGCGACCTGCCCCAGGCGACCTTTTACCCGCGGCTGGCGCCGCTTTTGATGGGCAAGCTGAAGCCGGCCGCGATCTCCCTCCTGGCCCCGGAGGTCGCCCTGCAGATGCCGGCGGCCATCCCCCGGGGGCAGATGTCGGGCGCCGCGCCGCCCTTCGATCTGACCATCGTGGGGGGGCGATTGGAAGTGAGCCGGGGCTCCCAGCGGCTGCTGCAGCTGGCCGATCTTGACTTGCAGGTGAGCGGCTCCCAGGGCCGCCCCCGTTTCGAATTGCAGTGCCGCTCCAGCCTCTGGCAGCGCCTCGTCGCCGCCGGCCAAACCCCCAGCGGCGAGAAGGTCCTGCGCGGCCAGGCCGAGGTCACCGGCTTTGCGCCCGCCGCACTGCTGGAGACCTTCGCGCCCGCGACCGCCGCCCACCTGCAGCTCGCCCCGATCGATTTGACCGCCGCCTTTACGGCCGCCGCCGGCTCCGGCCTGCAGGCCCGGCTGCAGAGCCCCCGGCTGGGGGCCACCGTAACGGGCACCAGCGGGCAGTTCGCTCTGGCGGGCGAGAATTTGGCCCTCTCGATTGCCCTGAACGCTGCGGGGTGCGAGATCGAACTCGAACCCCTGCGGGTGACGGCGCCGGCGGCGGTTCTTTCCGGCCGCCTGGAGCTTGCGCCCCAGGCGCCCCGGCTGGTGCTGGCGCTGAGCGGGCGGGAGGTGGACCTTAGCGCCGTGCGGCAGGCGCTTAAGGATCTGCTGGGCGATCACCCGGTGGTGCGCCGGGTGCTTGCCATCGTGCGCGGGGGCCGCCTGCCCGAAGCGCAGTGGGACGCCTCGGGGAATACCTGGCGGGAGCTTTTCGGGTGGGAGAATTTCCGCGCTCGGACCCGGCTTGCCGACGGGCGCGTTTTTGTGCCCAAGCCGGGGCTGGATCTGAACGACGTGGCCGGTGAGGTGGTAATTGCCCAGGGGCGGCTGACCGGCAGCGGGCTGCAGGCCCAGTTGGGGAACTCCGCGGGGCGCGACGGTGCGCTGCACCTGGGGTTGACCGGAGCGGCCGAGGCCCCCTTTGGGCTGGACCTGCAGGTGGCGGCCGATCTTTCCCAGCTGCCGCCGGTCCTTAAGCGCATCGGCGGTCCCCCGGCCTACCTGGCCGAGCTGGCCAAGCTCGATGCGGTCAGCGGGCGGG from Desulfobacteraceae bacterium carries:
- a CDS encoding AarF/ABC1/UbiB kinase family protein, encoding MGFASGVNHMRGFRRLGTIARVLVRHGFGVVADRLSARPVSRRKTDGPTASGSPAPRRIRRVLEELGPSFIKLGQLMSTRADVFPPEYIDEFKKLQDQVPPLAFAEIKALIEAELGQPLAVLFADFPAESIAAASVAQVYAARLADGTPVAVKVVRPGIAKKIREDIRLMYTLAARLEKNFALGRVLGAVNIVQEFERTIFNELDMLREAGNIEKFAANFKSVEDICVPEIYWELTTPSVLVMSFVEGVKVDEVAAIRAAGIDPREIALIGLRSLSRQLMEFGFFHADPHPGNTIVMPDGRVGLVDFGIMGYLDEETMHQVAHVFLGYAERDYDLVMEALLASGVLPSEGVDLARFRRDLKDISEPFYGRSLQTISVRDVYDQVMQLVSKYQIHLPRNLLLLFKTLIQTEALGKTLNSDASILTVMKPYARQLLQKGYESRKILRNMGQELRNSGNYLKTAPKLIHDILKQTATGKQVVALRHTGFNQLNQKFERSVNRLVIGLIVSASTIAAALILNSDQTVIQFQVRLLGYQSLSLTAVLGVVGYCIATVLGLWLIISIFRSGKL
- a CDS encoding DUF1848 domain-containing protein, with amino-acid sequence MHPAAQGPPTVISASRRTDIPAFYMPWFMAGIARGFFSVENPFNRRPRRVPAGRREVHTIVFWSKNFGPFLAGRYGQKLRQLGYNLYFNFTLNSTDRLLEPRVPPLAERLAQMDDLARAFGPTAVAWRFDPICFYRQNGGGIHDNLADFDRIARHAGALGITRCITSFRDDYAKIARRTARLPGMAFWDPPIARKAALLKQLANALTPYGIRLETCCEVQVLAALPPAAPLAPASCIPGALLMGLYGGRISLRRDGGQRVKKGCGCSLSADVGDYRRQPCFHNCLYCYAQPSAAPAPAAVEEVLARQRQSC
- a CDS encoding thiolase family protein is translated as MRDAYIVSSVRTPGCRRAKGAFKDTRPEDLLAFILQAAVAKAPGLDPKEVEDLMIGCSFPEAEQGLNIGRLAGQIAGFPETVSGATVNRFCSSGLEAIALASLRVMAGWSEVTVGGGVESMTYVPMGGNLPRPHPEHTRKQADLYCSMGITAENVANRYQISRQDQDEFAYHSHMKAAKAKAGKLFSEIVATPAARFVPQADGTFRRETFLQDFDDGIRETTTVEALAKLNPVFAAGGSVTAGNSSQTTDGAAAAVIMSPQKAAALGLKPIAKLKYYTTVGCRPDEMGVGPRYAIPKLLDMAGLNIADIGLYEINEAFASQALYCIRELGLDRYMERVNIHGGAIALGHPLGCTGAKLCATLLANMQRLGVRYGVESMCIGGGMGAAALFELCD
- a CDS encoding AI-2E family transporter: MLRLIRDWLNRYFSDPQSLILGLLLLAGFLIVMFLGEMLTPVFVGLVIAYLLDGMAIALQRIKVPRLVSVLLVFLLFLAILFILVVGLLPLLSRQIGQLLQELPAIVANGRDLLMRLPERYPEFITQTQIRQVLDFIGGELYVMIQRLLTLSVASVRGLISILIYTIMVPVMVFFFLIDKAKLLDWVSQFLPDHRGLAVEVWGVVDQQITNYVRGKIWEIVIVWGVTYATFYFMGLRFAMLLSLFTGLSVLIPYIGAIFMTLPVAVIAFYQWGWGADFAYALLAYLIIQILDGNLLVPLLLAGVVNLHPVAVISAILVFGGFWGFWGLFFAIPLATLVHAVIKAWFAQHRRVHAQ
- a CDS encoding 3-hydroxyacyl-CoA dehydrogenase/enoyl-CoA hydratase family protein; translation: MIRKIKKAAVVGSGVMGGGIAALLASAGVKTLLLDIVPFDLKDDEKNDPAARNRIVKAGLDGILRARPALLMQPRDAELITIGNLEDDFDQLAECDWIVEVVVENLKIKQALLKRIDPVRKPGAIVSSNTSGIPLKAMSAGLSQGFREHFLGTHFFNPVRYMKLLELIPGEDTLPEILDFIADFGERILGKGIVWAKDTPNFVGNRIGVQGIVKAMQLMVEDGLTIPEVDALFGPAMGRPKTAMFKTTDLVGLDTMAHVANNTYALVVDDEQRESFKIPAFIDAMIEKKLLGKKTKAGFYKTDLTPEWKRLRTVINPATLEYEPFEAPEFPCLAAAKKAGSLPEKIRAVVYGDDRGARFAWKVLAHGLVYAANRIPEISDTIVEIDNAMKWGYNFELGPFETWDAIGVAESVGKMEQEGIPVPANVRAMLAAGHTTFYKSQNGRTFFYDFASGEYRERQLSPNILSLAALKGAGKVVKACKSASLIDLGDGVFCCEYHTKMNAINREIVAFMGEAFDYVDQNGVGLVIGNQAGGMPGAFSAGGDLLYMASLAQEGKFSQIDEFLQMAQNGIQHARYAHLPVVAAPYGLTLGGGCEVCLGAADKIVAHAELYMGLVEIGVGLLPAGGGCLNLWKKFLQALPEAVSDFDLGKLFTPVFMSIAMAKVSTSAAEARANGFLGPRDRIVMNRDYLIGEAKKEVLKMVADGYAPPPKRKIRVLGEAAQGMIQAELFNLLSAKFITEYDAFLAKRIAFVLSGGEVRANSEVEEELILKLEREAFVDFWREEKTQARVAHMLKTGKPLRN
- the dusB gene encoding tRNA dihydrouridine synthase DusB, whose product is MRIGSLTLENPTVLAPLAGITNLPFRLLARAAGCALVCSEMVSANGLVHGSAKTARLLASVADEKPVSMQLFGSDPGITAEAAARVEAAGADVLDINFGCAVKKIVKSGAGVALMREPQKATALLGAVRQAVRIPLTVKIRTGWEASGAQALRIARIAEDCGVDAIAVHPRTADQAFRGCADWPVIAAVKSAVAIPVIGNGDITCAADALAMRQKTACDAVMIGRAAIGAPWLFGQVRAALEGQPPPPVDLALRFDALRAYLRASVRFFGERHACRMMRSRLGWFSRGLPHSSAFRESIKELASEAQALEKLAAYEALLRRREAEGPGKK